One Pyxicephalus adspersus chromosome 3, UCB_Pads_2.0, whole genome shotgun sequence genomic window carries:
- the MCRIP1 gene encoding mapk-regulated corepressor-interacting protein 1 isoform X1: protein MASILVLDFPGLEFSWHYRTAMSSSPGSRVVYNGKRPTSSTRSPSSREIFTPAHEENVRFIYEAWQSVERDLRNQMSGSDRVVEEYVEKQPSNNLKSFKPVDLNDLKRRSTQEPKKS from the exons ATGGCCTCG ATTCTCGTGTTGGATTTTCCAGGACTGGAGTTTTCCTGGCATTACAGAACAGCAATGAGCAG ctctccagggTCACGTGTGGTTTATAACGGCAAGCGCCCCACAAGCAGCACGCGCTCCCCAAGCAGCAGGGAGATATTTACACCAGCTCATGAAGAGAATGTACGTTTCATTTACGAAG CTTGGCAGAGTGTGGAGCGGGACCTGAGAAACCAAATGTCTGGCAGTGACCGTGTGGTGGAAGAGTATGTGGAAAAGCAGCCAAGTAACAACCTGAAAT CTTTTAAACCTGTTGATCTCAATGACCTGAAGAGGAGAAGCACACAAGAACCTAAGAAGTCATAA
- the MCRIP1 gene encoding mapk-regulated corepressor-interacting protein 1 isoform X2: MSSSPGSRVVYNGKRPTSSTRSPSSREIFTPAHEENVRFIYEAWQSVERDLRNQMSGSDRVVEEYVEKQPSNNLKSFKPVDLNDLKRRSTQEPKKS; the protein is encoded by the exons ATGAGCAG ctctccagggTCACGTGTGGTTTATAACGGCAAGCGCCCCACAAGCAGCACGCGCTCCCCAAGCAGCAGGGAGATATTTACACCAGCTCATGAAGAGAATGTACGTTTCATTTACGAAG CTTGGCAGAGTGTGGAGCGGGACCTGAGAAACCAAATGTCTGGCAGTGACCGTGTGGTGGAAGAGTATGTGGAAAAGCAGCCAAGTAACAACCTGAAAT CTTTTAAACCTGTTGATCTCAATGACCTGAAGAGGAGAAGCACACAAGAACCTAAGAAGTCATAA